A region of Micropterus dolomieu isolate WLL.071019.BEF.003 ecotype Adirondacks linkage group LG01, ASM2129224v1, whole genome shotgun sequence DNA encodes the following proteins:
- the LOC123969944 gene encoding uncharacterized protein LOC123969944, with the protein MAVTLGLFLSAGNSLADVDQNKLAEFVTEILKRYRPIYTGSNGQRREPMFSLAVSIPYNSDRKMYDISQVTDTGEQVWQSILKKCEVYTSKRMVAATVLRWPNVVDQCPEGRVQWSDLPTKCGQTWADVKKNCPTEIEDGRADHAEYRTLQNFDTLARDHGENDLLLFYVLASPCDQMCTNASSPYNILNSIKMIQKWKNYAVVFSNVFKPRDGDPIPDEDLRGAVERLGQSVGLRNIFRCKGRVMQCTSCSSGTQVTRFCYSDKP; encoded by the exons ATGGCTGTAACGCTGGGTTTGTTCCTGTCTGCTGGAAACAGTTTGGCTGATGTGGACCAGAACAAACTTGCAGAATTTGTAACAGAGATACTGAAAAG GTATAGACCGATCTACACAGGCAGCAACGGTCAAAG AAGAGAACCCATGTTCAGTCTGGCTGTAAGCATCCCATACAACAGTGACAGGAAAATGTATGACATCAGTCAAGTGACTGACACTGGTGAACAAGTCTGGCAAagtattttgaagaaatgtGAAGTGTACACCAGTAAGAGGATGGTCGCAGCTACAGTTCTGAGATGGCCCAATGTTGTGGATCAGTGTCCTGAGGGACGTGTGCAATGGTCTGATCTTCCAACAAAATGTGGTCAAACGTGGgctgatgttaaaaaaaattgtcctACAGAAATTGAAGATGGCAGAGCTGATCATGCAGAGTACCGTACTCTACAAAACTTTGACACCCTGGCTAGGGATCACGGCGAAaatgatttgttgcttttctacGTTCTTGCTTCCCCGTGTGATCAAATGTGTACAAATGCATCTAGTCCCTATAACATTCTCAACAGCATCAAAATGATTCAGAAGTGGAAGAACTatgctgttgtgttttccaATGTATTCAAGCCCCGTGATGGTGACCCCATACCTGACGAGGACCTACGTGGGGCTGTTGAGCGGCTTGGGCAGTCAGTTGGTCTGAGAAATATATTCCGTTGCAAAGGACGTGTGATGCAGTGCACAAGCTGCTCTAGTGGTACACAAGTTACACGCTTTTGTTATTCAGACAAACCATAA